From a single Paenibacillus sp. FSL W8-0426 genomic region:
- the gnpA gene encoding 1,3-beta-galactosyl-N-acetylhexosamine phosphorylase, producing MSKPTKGAFTLPGESGYEALTLELAERWGADVIRDSDGTQLSDEIINAGYGIYSTICIIRDHNEWASRHLDKLQQCFLITHPKVAVQDYLSIYIMEDFFVEQFRVNDSKEAFKYWQVYDRTTGQEVPREQWNYERESGNVVLTGIVPWHKYTVSFMAYRIWEEISMYNHTTNDWDKEHLMQIDPIYPEAQAYLLKWMEDWCVQHPETTVVRFTSLFYNFVWIWGSNERNRHLFTDWGSYDYTVSSRALDLFAQQYGYAMTAEDFVNGGKYRVSHIPAERRKLDWMAFINDFVIGFSKQLIDIVHKHGKLAYVFYDDSWVGMEPYNDRFEEFGFDGMIKCVFSGYEARMCSGVKVDTHEIRLHPYLFPVGLGGLPTFKEGGNPTLDAKKYWIQIRRALLREPIDRIGLGGYLHLVEPYPDFCDYIEKIADEFREIKALHRQGKPYRIQTKVAVLHSWGKLRSWTLSGHFHETYMHDLIHVNEALAGLPVDVQFIDFEDIRQGALEHCDVVINAGTAGSAWSGGEHWKDNKVVDLLTKWVHGGGTLIGINQPSAVEGYDTFFRMAHVLGVDEDTGARIAHGRWTYEVGDEQGLVPEGAHIAPKNNIYLTDGSASVIHETNGKIALSTHAFGKGKGIYLSSFEFGWENANMLFNIIRHAGNEPIETKYMTDNVYTECAYYPDSSILVAINNSDQIQQTTVDTEHGSQTVKLEPYDTLITRLTGNMVGVGKGTDSRL from the coding sequence ATGTCCAAGCCGACCAAAGGGGCCTTTACGCTGCCGGGAGAATCCGGTTACGAGGCGCTGACGCTGGAATTGGCCGAACGCTGGGGCGCCGATGTCATTCGCGACAGCGACGGCACGCAATTGTCCGATGAAATCATCAACGCCGGATACGGCATTTATTCGACGATCTGCATCATCAGGGATCATAACGAATGGGCCTCCCGCCATTTGGATAAGCTGCAGCAATGTTTTTTGATCACGCATCCGAAGGTAGCTGTTCAGGATTACTTATCGATTTATATCATGGAGGATTTTTTCGTTGAGCAATTCAGGGTGAACGATTCCAAAGAAGCCTTCAAATACTGGCAGGTGTACGACAGAACGACAGGTCAGGAGGTGCCGCGAGAACAGTGGAATTACGAGCGTGAATCCGGAAACGTCGTTCTTACCGGCATTGTGCCTTGGCATAAATATACGGTCAGTTTCATGGCATACCGGATCTGGGAAGAAATTTCGATGTACAATCACACGACGAACGATTGGGACAAAGAGCATTTAATGCAGATCGATCCGATCTATCCCGAAGCGCAGGCATATTTGCTGAAATGGATGGAGGATTGGTGCGTGCAGCATCCGGAAACGACGGTTGTGCGGTTCACCTCCCTGTTCTATAATTTCGTCTGGATTTGGGGCAGCAATGAGCGCAACCGCCATTTGTTTACGGATTGGGGCTCGTACGATTATACGGTAAGCTCCAGGGCGCTGGATTTGTTTGCCCAACAATACGGGTATGCGATGACGGCCGAGGATTTCGTCAACGGCGGCAAATACCGCGTCAGCCACATTCCGGCCGAACGGCGCAAGCTGGACTGGATGGCGTTCATCAACGATTTCGTGATCGGCTTCAGCAAACAATTGATCGACATCGTGCATAAACACGGCAAGCTGGCGTACGTTTTCTACGATGACAGCTGGGTCGGCATGGAGCCGTACAACGATCGTTTCGAGGAGTTCGGCTTCGACGGCATGATCAAATGCGTGTTCTCGGGGTACGAGGCAAGGATGTGTTCGGGTGTCAAGGTGGATACGCATGAAATCCGTCTGCATCCGTACTTGTTCCCTGTTGGTCTTGGCGGGCTCCCGACCTTCAAGGAGGGAGGCAATCCAACGCTGGACGCCAAGAAATATTGGATTCAAATCCGGCGTGCCTTGCTCAGGGAACCCATCGACCGGATCGGACTGGGCGGATATCTGCATCTGGTGGAGCCTTACCCGGACTTTTGCGATTATATCGAGAAGATTGCCGACGAATTCAGGGAAATCAAAGCGCTGCATCGTCAAGGCAAACCTTATCGGATCCAAACGAAGGTTGCCGTACTGCATAGCTGGGGCAAGCTGAGATCATGGACGTTGTCCGGCCATTTCCATGAAACGTACATGCATGATTTGATTCACGTCAATGAGGCATTGGCGGGACTGCCGGTGGACGTGCAGTTCATCGATTTCGAGGATATCCGCCAGGGTGCGCTGGAGCATTGCGATGTCGTGATCAATGCGGGTACGGCCGGTTCGGCATGGAGCGGCGGAGAGCATTGGAAGGACAACAAGGTAGTCGATTTGCTGACGAAATGGGTGCATGGAGGCGGCACGTTGATCGGCATCAACCAGCCTTCGGCGGTGGAAGGGTACGATACCTTTTTCCGGATGGCACATGTGCTCGGTGTGGATGAGGACACGGGGGCCAGGATAGCTCACGGAAGATGGACGTACGAGGTAGGCGACGAGCAAGGTTTGGTTCCTGAAGGAGCTCATATCGCACCGAAAAACAACATCTATCTTACCGACGGATCGGCATCGGTCATCCATGAAACGAACGGTAAAATCGCGCTGTCCACGCATGCTTTCGGTAAAGGTAAAGGGATCTACCTGTCTTCGTTTGAATTCGGCTGGGAAAACGCAAACATGCTCTTCAACATCATTCGCCATGCCGGCAATGAGCCCATCGAGACGAAATATATGACGGATAACGTTTACACAGAATGCGCCTACTATCCGGACAGCAGCATCCTGGTGGCCATCAACAACAGCGACCAGATTCAACAAACGACCGTGGATACCGAGCATGGCTCACAGACGGTGAAATTGGAACCGTACGATACCCTGATCACCCGGTTGACGGGCAACATGGTTGGTGTGGGAAAGGGAACGGACTCGCGGTTATAA
- a CDS encoding SMI1/KNR4 family protein, with protein MKAAFDVLNRVLEGHVGADDFISEQDLCEQEQRLGIRFPDVLREYYKRFGNCRYITQHCNNQYEPMRLQETFVPGPDFFTTDKAFLVFYQCEESVIYCGIRLSDVSMEDPPVYLCAWNNPDWSRENESLSNFLVSKALVQMAVEDRLPFWVIFDENMWRLSDYLSYWEMEGDACEIKETSSVQAWRIFYRNHVIILFEMSLGDDDEELLAVYLASFDRENIARMVDTTGRAQTLPEYRSNIVV; from the coding sequence TTGAAGGCGGCATTCGACGTATTGAACCGTGTGCTGGAAGGACACGTAGGTGCGGATGATTTCATTTCGGAGCAAGATCTATGCGAGCAGGAGCAGCGTTTGGGCATCCGGTTTCCGGACGTTCTGCGAGAATACTATAAAAGATTCGGGAACTGTCGATACATTACGCAGCATTGCAACAATCAGTATGAGCCAATGAGACTGCAGGAGACGTTTGTGCCAGGTCCCGATTTCTTTACGACGGACAAAGCGTTCCTGGTGTTCTATCAATGCGAGGAATCGGTGATCTACTGCGGTATCCGCTTAAGCGATGTATCCATGGAAGACCCGCCCGTGTATCTCTGCGCTTGGAACAATCCCGACTGGTCGCGGGAGAACGAATCATTGTCCAACTTTTTGGTGAGCAAAGCACTCGTACAGATGGCCGTGGAGGACAGATTGCCCTTTTGGGTTATTTTCGATGAAAACATGTGGCGGTTATCGGATTACCTAAGCTACTGGGAGATGGAGGGTGACGCATGCGAAATCAAAGAGACGTCATCCGTGCAGGCGTGGCGTATCTTCTATAGAAATCATGTCATCATTCTGTTTGAAATGTCCCTTGGGGATGACGATGAGGAACTATTGGCCGTGTATCTGGCATCGTTCGATCGGGAAAATATAGCTCGCATGGTGGACACGACCGGGCGGGCTCAAACGCTGCCTGAATACCGGAGCAATATCGTCGTATAG
- a CDS encoding amino acid permease — MESKELSRGLKPRHVELIALGGTIGVGLFMGSASTIKWAGPSVLLAYLLAGIIIFFVMRIMGEMLIQEPVTGSFATFAHKYIGPLAGFLTAWSYWFLWVTVGMAEVTAIGIYVGYWFPDVPQWIPALAGVLIIAAANLAAVKFYGEFEFWFALIKVAAILFMIVIGTGLIFFGWGNGGEPIGLSNLVSHGGFFPGGLKGFLFALCIVTAAYQGVEMVGITAGEAENPKHTLRKAIKNIVWRILIFYVGAIFVIVTLYPWNEVGQTGSPFVLTFAKVGIVAAAGIINFVVLTAAMSGCNSGIYSAGRMLYTLAENGQAPAFFKKLSKGGVPRNSIIVTISLLLIGVVLNYLMPDSKLFLYIYSASVLPGMMPWFALAISQFGFRKRWGKDLEEHNFKSKWFPISNYIIIVYLVLVIIGMAFNPDTRVSLLVGAVFIAIVFVGYFAFGLGRKGQDRS, encoded by the coding sequence TTGGAATCGAAGGAGCTTTCACGCGGGCTGAAGCCCCGGCATGTGGAGCTGATCGCGCTGGGCGGCACGATTGGCGTTGGATTGTTCATGGGATCGGCGAGCACGATCAAGTGGGCAGGTCCTTCCGTGCTGCTGGCCTATTTGCTGGCCGGAATCATTATCTTTTTTGTTATGCGCATCATGGGGGAAATGCTGATCCAGGAGCCTGTGACAGGTTCGTTCGCCACATTCGCCCATAAATATATCGGACCGCTCGCCGGATTCCTGACGGCCTGGAGTTACTGGTTCCTGTGGGTTACCGTCGGCATGGCCGAAGTAACGGCGATCGGCATCTACGTCGGGTATTGGTTCCCGGACGTCCCGCAGTGGATTCCCGCGCTGGCCGGCGTGCTGATCATTGCGGCGGCCAACCTGGCGGCGGTGAAATTTTACGGAGAGTTCGAATTTTGGTTTGCGTTGATCAAGGTGGCAGCCATTTTGTTCATGATCGTGATCGGCACCGGGCTGATTTTCTTCGGCTGGGGGAACGGCGGAGAACCGATCGGCCTGTCGAACCTGGTCAGCCATGGCGGGTTTTTCCCGGGCGGGCTGAAAGGGTTCTTGTTTGCGCTATGCATCGTGACGGCGGCGTATCAGGGCGTTGAGATGGTCGGCATTACGGCGGGCGAAGCGGAGAATCCGAAGCATACGCTGCGCAAAGCGATCAAAAACATCGTATGGCGCATCCTGATTTTCTACGTGGGCGCCATCTTCGTCATCGTGACGCTGTACCCGTGGAACGAGGTCGGACAGACGGGCAGCCCGTTCGTGTTGACCTTTGCCAAGGTCGGGATCGTGGCTGCCGCAGGCATTATCAACTTCGTGGTGCTTACCGCGGCCATGTCGGGCTGCAACAGCGGCATTTACAGTGCGGGACGCATGCTCTACACGCTGGCGGAGAATGGCCAGGCACCGGCTTTTTTCAAAAAGCTGTCGAAAGGCGGCGTGCCGCGCAACAGCATCATCGTCACGATATCCCTGCTGCTGATCGGCGTGGTGCTGAATTATTTGATGCCGGACTCCAAGCTGTTCCTGTACATCTATAGCGCGAGCGTTCTGCCTGGCATGATGCCATGGTTCGCGCTGGCGATCAGCCAGTTTGGGTTCCGCAAGCGGTGGGGAAAGGACCTCGAAGAGCATAACTTCAAATCGAAGTGGTTTCCGATCAGCAACTACATCATCATCGTGTATTTGGTGCTTGTCATCATCGGCATGGCGTTTAATCCGGATACGCGCGTTTCGTTGCTCGTCGGTGCCGTCTTTATCGCCATTGTGTTTGTAGGGTATTTTGCGTTCGGCCTGGGCCGGAAAGGGCAAGACCGCTCTTAG
- a CDS encoding SDR family oxidoreductase, with protein MANLDQYTMQDPTTQYPKATKEWKQQQDEPGLQREMTPIPDCGEKSYRGSGRLTGRKAVVTGADSGIGRAAAIAFAREGADVLLSYLPEEEADAKEVVTLIEEAGRKAIAMPGDLKDEAYCEQLIEAAVEKLGGIDILANVAGKQQYVEQIADLTTEQFDATFKTNVYSMFWLCKAAVKHMKPGSSIINTSSIQAYKPSPILLDYATTKAAINTFSKALAQQVGSKGIRVNVIAPGPVWTPLQVVGGQPVEKLAEFGSNTPLGRAGQPAEMAPAFVFLASQESSYVSGETLNANGGTVSP; from the coding sequence ATGGCGAATCTGGATCAGTATACGATGCAGGACCCGACTACTCAGTATCCGAAGGCGACGAAAGAATGGAAGCAGCAGCAGGATGAACCCGGACTGCAGCGGGAGATGACGCCGATCCCCGATTGCGGGGAGAAAAGCTACCGGGGCAGCGGACGCTTGACAGGACGCAAGGCCGTCGTAACGGGAGCGGACAGCGGGATCGGCCGTGCGGCGGCCATTGCGTTTGCACGCGAAGGAGCGGATGTATTGCTATCTTATCTTCCCGAGGAAGAAGCAGATGCCAAGGAAGTCGTTACTTTAATCGAGGAAGCAGGGCGCAAGGCCATCGCGATGCCGGGCGACCTGAAGGACGAGGCTTACTGCGAGCAATTGATCGAAGCTGCGGTGGAGAAGCTGGGAGGCATCGACATTTTGGCCAATGTGGCCGGCAAACAGCAGTACGTGGAGCAGATCGCCGACCTGACGACGGAGCAGTTTGACGCCACGTTCAAAACGAATGTGTACTCCATGTTCTGGCTCTGCAAAGCCGCGGTCAAACATATGAAGCCGGGCAGCTCCATCATCAATACGTCTTCCATCCAGGCCTACAAACCGTCGCCGATCCTGCTGGACTATGCGACAACCAAGGCGGCGATCAATACGTTCAGCAAGGCGCTCGCCCAGCAGGTCGGCAGCAAGGGGATCCGCGTCAACGTTATTGCGCCCGGACCCGTATGGACGCCGCTTCAGGTGGTCGGCGGTCAGCCGGTCGAGAAGCTTGCCGAGTTCGGTTCCAATACGCCGCTCGGCCGTGCGGGCCAGCCCGCAGAAATGGCACCCGCATTCGTATTTCTGGCGAGCCAGGAGTCCAGTTACGTCAGCGGCGAAACGCTGAACGCCAACGGCGGAACGGTAAGTCCTTAA